A stretch of the Metopolophium dirhodum isolate CAU chromosome 8, ASM1992520v1, whole genome shotgun sequence genome encodes the following:
- the LOC132951479 gene encoding uncharacterized protein LOC132951479 codes for MENTAMQINLSREEEDHNEEESTHILELRAIKESTLSRFTPQVRKSVTSIIDELLCETIFNVHKELKLGVLDPRRLDSNYRRPDTPTLVNMAEHLNITKPTQVVDCPKCFVSVKCLLLSKHLALCMNPNKSTYSYSSRNSSRIARQRIQEGFKTSYDESKNDSDDERVKPKRRSNKGKKTQSKA; via the coding sequence ATGGAAAATACTGCTATGCAAATTAATTTGTCACGTGAAGAAGAAGATCACAATGAAGAAGAAAGTActcatattttagaattaagaGCTATAAAGGAGTCTACCTTAAGTCGTTTTACACCTCAAGTTAGGAAATCAGTAACTTCAATAATTGATGAGCTGTTATGTGAAACTATATTTAATGTTCATAAGGAATTAAAATTAGGAGTTCTTGATCCAAGACGGTTAGATTCTAATTACAGAAGACCCGACACTCCAACCTTAGTAAATATGGCTGAACATTTGAATATCACTAAGCCAACTCAGGTAGTTGATTGTCCCAAATGTTTTGTGTCAGTGAAGTGTCTTTTGTTATCTAAACATTTAGCATTGTGTATGAATCCAAACAAAAGCACTTATTCTTATAGTAGTAGAAATAGTTCTCGCATAGCACGACAGCGTATACAAGAAGGTTTTAAGACCTCTTATGACGAATCTAAAAATGATAGTGATGATGAACGAGTTAAACCGAAGAGACGTAGCAACAAAGGAAAAAAGACACAATCAAAAGCATAA